The DNA sequence ATGAATCGACCGAAGCGGGCGAGCCCGACGGACGGCGCGGAAAGGCGAGACTTGGCAACGTGCAGCGCATCTTTATCGGCGTCGGTCGTGAGAGTGGAGTTCGACCCAAGGACCTCGTTGGAGCAATTACCGGAGAGGCCGGGATCCGAGGTACGCAGATCGGTTCGATTCAGATCTCGAAAGCCTTCAGCATCGTCGAGGTCTCGCAAGATGTGGCCAGCCACGTGCTCGAGTCCCTTCGCGACGGGAAGATCAAGGGCAAGCGCGTTCAAGTGAAAATGGACAAGGGCCGGTAACCGCACGCATGTTGCTTGTCCCAGCGGACTGAATCATTCCGTCCGCGAGACTGGCATAAAGAGGGCCGCCCTGTGATCACCTTGAAGACGTCCCGAACGCTTCTGCTCGCGGCCCTGCTCGCTGCCCCGCTACTCGCAGCCTGCAGCGGATCCGCGGCTGACTCGGCGACATTCAATGTGGTGGAAGCCACGATTCCTGAAATGCAGCAGGCGATGGAAGAAGGGCACCTGACATCCCGTCAGCTGGTCGAGGCCCACCTGATCCGCATCGCCATGTACGAGGAACGGGTGAACGCGGTCATCGCCATCAATCCGAACGCGTTGACCGATGCCGAGCGGCTCGACCAGGAGCGTGCGGACGGTCGCGTACGTGGCCCGCTTCACGGTATTCCCGTTGCACTGAAGGACAATGTCCACACCATGGACATGCCGACCACGGGCGGAGCCAAAGCGTTTGAAGGCTATTTTCCGCCGTACGAGGCGACCATCACGACCAATCTCCGTGAGGCCGGAGCGATCATCATCGCCAAGACGGTCATGACCGAGCTCGCGAACTTCACGGCTGCCGGCATGCCGGGGAACTACAGCGCGATCGGTGGCTACGGGCTCAACCCGTATGACCCACGCCGTGATCCTCGTGACGGTCGAAACGATGGCCGGCCCGTCATGGGTGTTGGTGGGTCGAGTTCAGGGATCGGAACTGCGATGAGTTTCTGGGCGGCGAACGTCGGAACGGAGACATCCGGATCGATCCTCTCTCCGGCCAACTCGAACATGCTCGCGGCGATCAAGCCCACGGTCGGGCGAATCAGTCGATACGGCATCATTCCGATCAGTGGGGACCAGGACACTGCTGGCCCGATGGCTCGGACCGTCACGGACGCGGCCATCTTCTTTGGCGTGTTAGAGAGCGCATCGCCTGATCCGAACGATGCGGCCACCACGCTCTGTCAGGTCCCGGCGAACGGAGACTACACGCCCTTCCTCAACCTGGACGGCCTGCAGGGCGCCCGGATCGGCATCCCGAGAGCCCTTTACTACGACTCGATTCAAGTGCCGGGCACCAACCGATGGCAGAGCCGGATGAATGAGGAGAGTCGAGCCGTCATGGCTGATGCGATCGCCATCCTAGAGGCCCAGGGGGCAATCGTCGTCGACCCTGCCGACATCCCGAGTGTCATCGACACGGATCCGGCCACGAGCCTGGTCACAAACGGTGGAAGCAGCGTCTTGGACTACGGGATGAAGCGTGACTTCAACGCATGGCTCACTACGCTGGGCGAGACCGCGCCAGTGAAGACGCTCACCGAGCTACGTGAATGGAATCTCGCGCACCGCTCCATGGGCGCGATCAAATACGAGCAGGCACGGCTCGACGGTGCAGACGCGATCGACCTCGAAGCCGATCGCGCTCAGTATGAGGCTGACCTCATGCAGGACAATGTGCTTAACGCGACGCGCGGAATCGACGCGGCCATGACCGATCATGAGCTCGACGCATTGCTCTTCCCGAGCTCCAGCGGGGCCGGAATCGCGGCCAAGCCCGGGTATCCGACCGTCATCGTTCCGTTCGCCTTCGTGGCA is a window from the Longimicrobiales bacterium genome containing:
- a CDS encoding amidase family protein codes for the protein MKTSRTLLLAALLAAPLLAACSGSAADSATFNVVEATIPEMQQAMEEGHLTSRQLVEAHLIRIAMYEERVNAVIAINPNALTDAERLDQERADGRVRGPLHGIPVALKDNVHTMDMPTTGGAKAFEGYFPPYEATITTNLREAGAIIIAKTVMTELANFTAAGMPGNYSAIGGYGLNPYDPRRDPRDGRNDGRPVMGVGGSSSGIGTAMSFWAANVGTETSGSILSPANSNMLAAIKPTVGRISRYGIIPISGDQDTAGPMARTVTDAAIFFGVLESASPDPNDAATTLCQVPANGDYTPFLNLDGLQGARIGIPRALYYDSIQVPGTNRWQSRMNEESRAVMADAIAILEAQGAIVVDPADIPSVIDTDPATSLVTNGGSSVLDYGMKRDFNAWLTTLGETAPVKTLTELREWNLAHRSMGAIKYEQARLDGADAIDLEADRAQYEADLMQDNVLNATRGIDAAMTDHELDALLFPSSSGAGIAAKPGYPTVIVPFAFVANDGGPEMPAGFDAKPRPFGVSFTGSACSEPRLIELAYAFEQASMRRIAPPRMN